GGATGCGGCAAATGATATTAGAGATATGAATTATCCCGGTTCCGGTCTGCACCTACTACAGCCGAAAAAGGAAGGCCGTTGGGCTGTCGAGGTGTCTGGAAATTGGCGCATAACTTTTGGATTCAAGGATGGCGATGCCTACGGGGTCAGTTACGAAGATTACCATTAACAAGCTAGATGCCGAATACAAATCTTTGCGAGGATGAAGGAGTCA
This DNA window, taken from Deltaproteobacteria bacterium, encodes the following:
- a CDS encoding type II toxin-antitoxin system RelE/ParE family toxin; protein product: MIKSFSHKGLGDFFYDGVKKGVQPKHANKIASILDRLDAANDIRDMNYPGSGLHLLQPKKEGRWAVEVSGNWRITFGFKDGDAYGVSYEDYH